A region of Anopheles merus strain MAF chromosome 2R, AmerM5.1, whole genome shotgun sequence DNA encodes the following proteins:
- the LOC121591043 gene encoding nucleolin-like isoform X1 — MKVTFLLELLLILIIIAFAASKPVSDEGRNAHKGTLISRQAAEDLAGAVAPVDGAPVVPVAPAAGGDDDDDDDDDSDEFDLGDDDDSAEDDDDDADDDDDDEEDIIGSVEDEIDDDDDDDDDDDDDEVAAPVAPAAVVDQQKQTANQVAPAAAAAAAEDDDDDDDDDDEEDDALSFFGDDLLGAFDDDDDDDDDDDDDDDDDEDTVAAVQPAVQAAAAVAQPVAQAAAEPVAQVAAAAPAAAKKTKKKVAAQNTQALLDLADAAAAQNEVDSSAVKKPAEELDVNSEVNKIAESLTSQGGAGDSATEPAVEEDGEEEEYDEDSPEKVQTQNTNNNKVDVVANAPAQPVTVTKPEKKPATGDDDDYLSALVGDDDDDDDDDDDDDSEETPAGAAAAAATGQKEDQQQQQQQQQAAAEADDDAEDDDDDDDDDDSDELIDESAVEDIAESDV, encoded by the exons ATGAAAGTCACATTCCTGTTGGAGCTATTACTAATTCTGATCATTATCGCATTTGCTGCCTCCAAACCGGTCAGCGATG AGGGACGAAATGCACACAAAGGCACGCTCATCTCGCGACAGGCGGCCGAAGATCTGGCTGGAGCAGTAGCACCGGTTGATGGCGCACCAGTGGTTCCCGTTGCCCCGGCTGCCGGCggtgatgacgacgacgacgatgacgacgattcCGATGAGTTCGATctcggcgacgacgacgattcGGCCgaagacgacgatgacgatgcggacgacgatgatgacgacgaggaAGACATCATCG GATCGGTCGAGGATGAGatcgacgacgatgacgacgatgatgatgatgacgatgatgatgaggtaGCGGCACCGGTGGCCCCGGCGGCGGTTGTCGACCAGCAGAAGCAGACGGCCAACCAGGTGGCAccggcggctgcggcggccGCTGCTgaggacgacgatgacgacgatgacgacgatgatgaggaGGACGATGCGCTGTCTTTTTTTGGTGATGACCTCCTAGGCGCCttcgacgatgacgacgacgacgacgacgatgatgacgatgatgatgacgacgatgaggaTACGGTTGCCGCCGTCCAGCCCGCCGTCcaggccgccgccgccgtcgcccAGCCCGTCGCCCAGGCCGCCGCCGAACCGGTGGCCCAGGTCGCTGCCGCCGCCCCGGCCGCCGccaagaagacgaagaagaaggtgGCCGCCCAGAACACGCAGGCCCTGCTGGATCTGGCCGATGCGGCCGCGGCCCAGAACGAGGTGGACAGCAGCGCGGTGAAGAAGCCGGCCGAGGAGCTGGACGTGAACAGCGAGGTGAACAAGATCGCGGAATCGCTCACCAGCCAGGGAGGCGCAGGGGACAGCGCGACCGAGCCGGCGGTGGAGGAGGAcggagaggaggaggagtacGACGAGGACTCGCCAGAAAAGGTACAAACTCAAAACACGAATAACAATAAAGTTGACGTTGTTGCGAACGCTCCAGCTCAGCCCGTAACCGTGACGAAACCGGAGAAGAAACCGGCGACCGGAGACGATGACGACTACCTGTCCGCCCTGGTcggcgacgatgacgatgacgacgacgacgacgatgacgatgacagCGAGGAGACGCCAGCCggcgcagcggcagcagccgcCACCGGCCAGAAGGaggaccagcagcagcagcagcagcagcagcaggcggccGCGGAAGCGGACGATGACGCGgaagacgacgatgacgacgatgacgatgacgacagCGACGAGCTGATCGACGAGAGCGCGGTGGAGGACATTGCCGAGTCGGACGTGTGA
- the LOC121591043 gene encoding nucleolin-like isoform X2 gives MKVTFLLELLLILIIIAFAASKPVSDEGRNAHKGTLISRQAAEDLAGAVAPVDGAPVVPVAPAAGGDDDDDDDDDSDEFDLGDDDDSAEDDDDDADDDDDDEEDIIGSVEDEIDDDDDDDDDDDDDEVAAPVAPAAVVDQQKQTANQVAPAAAAAAAEDDDDDDDDDDEEDDALSFFGDDLLGAFDDDDDDDDDDDDDDDDDEDTVAAVQPAVQAAAAVAQPVAQAAAEPVAQVAAAAPAAAKKTKKKVAAQNTQALLDLADAAAAQNEVDSSAVKKPAEELDVNSEVNKIAESLTSQGGAGDSATEPAVEEDGEEEEYDEDSPEKPVTVTKPEKKPATGDDDDYLSALVGDDDDDDDDDDDDDSEETPAGAAAAAATGQKEDQQQQQQQQQAAAEADDDAEDDDDDDDDDDSDELIDESAVEDIAESDV, from the exons ATGAAAGTCACATTCCTGTTGGAGCTATTACTAATTCTGATCATTATCGCATTTGCTGCCTCCAAACCGGTCAGCGATG AGGGACGAAATGCACACAAAGGCACGCTCATCTCGCGACAGGCGGCCGAAGATCTGGCTGGAGCAGTAGCACCGGTTGATGGCGCACCAGTGGTTCCCGTTGCCCCGGCTGCCGGCggtgatgacgacgacgacgatgacgacgattcCGATGAGTTCGATctcggcgacgacgacgattcGGCCgaagacgacgatgacgatgcggacgacgatgatgacgacgaggaAGACATCATCG GATCGGTCGAGGATGAGatcgacgacgatgacgacgatgatgatgatgacgatgatgatgaggtaGCGGCACCGGTGGCCCCGGCGGCGGTTGTCGACCAGCAGAAGCAGACGGCCAACCAGGTGGCAccggcggctgcggcggccGCTGCTgaggacgacgatgacgacgatgacgacgatgatgaggaGGACGATGCGCTGTCTTTTTTTGGTGATGACCTCCTAGGCGCCttcgacgatgacgacgacgacgacgacgatgatgacgatgatgatgacgacgatgaggaTACGGTTGCCGCCGTCCAGCCCGCCGTCcaggccgccgccgccgtcgcccAGCCCGTCGCCCAGGCCGCCGCCGAACCGGTGGCCCAGGTCGCTGCCGCCGCCCCGGCCGCCGccaagaagacgaagaagaaggtgGCCGCCCAGAACACGCAGGCCCTGCTGGATCTGGCCGATGCGGCCGCGGCCCAGAACGAGGTGGACAGCAGCGCGGTGAAGAAGCCGGCCGAGGAGCTGGACGTGAACAGCGAGGTGAACAAGATCGCGGAATCGCTCACCAGCCAGGGAGGCGCAGGGGACAGCGCGACCGAGCCGGCGGTGGAGGAGGAcggagaggaggaggagtacGACGAGGACTCGCCAGAAAAG CCCGTAACCGTGACGAAACCGGAGAAGAAACCGGCGACCGGAGACGATGACGACTACCTGTCCGCCCTGGTcggcgacgatgacgatgacgacgacgacgacgatgacgatgacagCGAGGAGACGCCAGCCggcgcagcggcagcagccgcCACCGGCCAGAAGGaggaccagcagcagcagcagcagcagcagcaggcggccGCGGAAGCGGACGATGACGCGgaagacgacgatgacgacgatgacgatgacgacagCGACGAGCTGATCGACGAGAGCGCGGTGGAGGACATTGCCGAGTCGGACGTGTGA
- the LOC121591042 gene encoding cell cycle checkpoint control protein RAD9A, whose amino-acid sequence MNFVLPGANVKMLARAVNCFSKIGNELYFEATPDGLDLKTINSTNTAYAVVQLRRDFFISFQQGSSDTPDENCCKISVKPILKIFKSLATIQTCKIWLEVNQSKIIFQFRCKSDVLKTHKIFLLESEHINSLNLSQTFPSEIVGNHKVFTNILVHLYHSVDEISFDLNEGKTIVSNYVDNEQADRSTLRSTLSIDSSAFQAYQLADKANLIFCYKEFKAITMFAALNKLNVRMSFSAPGSPLMLEMSKAEVVHAKFIMGTMKPSAQLTSRRAHRRKAIDRNASNRSVAMDSEAINTYLTEDITSDGNDGNTAASQANAQRVVGSSQNVVSQPNTTPHRANSVLRNETDGNAVMRSERTHQPAEGSSVRLLRPSRLSAVAPSVSPAGAPSSEALFGLEKHTENLPFLEGLNFPQQTTNAQPLDRLDSIPTLTDDSFSIPANNRPASPPRIEQAASNLSAVRSTDSMFSRKRPQAESSPPRHEPTTTPGDGRRQAKPADDSVPESPDVIEERKRKQAKLRHIFRRCFEPTFNPAFQPGCSQLFAPNSDSEEEEEGQDNTST is encoded by the exons ATGAATTTCGTTCTACCCGGTGCTAACGTGAAAA TGCTGGCACGTGCTGTCAACTGCTTCTCCAAAATCGGCAACGAGCTCTACTTCGAGGCCACCCCGGACGGGCTCGATCTGAAAACGATCAACTCCACCAACACGGCCTACGCGGTCGTACAGTTGCGGCGCGACTTTTTCATCAGCTTCCAGCAGGGCAGCTCGGACACGCCGGATGAAAACTGCTGCAAGATATCGGTCAAACCGATACTGAAGATTTTCAAGAGCCTCGCCACG ATACAAACGTGCAAAATTTGGCTGGAGGTAAACCAGTCGAAGATCATATTCCAGTTCCGCTGCAAGTCGGACGTACTGAAGACGCACAAAATCTTTCTCCTCGAAAGCGAACACATCAACTCGCTCAATCTGTCCCAAACGTTCCCGAGCGAGATCGTCGGCAATCACAAAGTGTTCACCAACATCCTGGTGCATCTGTACCACTCGGTCGATGAAATTTCGTTCGACCTGAACGAGGGCAAAACGATCGTCTCCAACTACGTCGACAACGAGCAGGCCGATCGTTCCACGCTCCGCTCGACGCTCTCGATCGATTCGTCCGCCTTCCAGGCGTACCAGCTGGCCGACAAGGCGAACCTTATCTTTTGCTACAAAGAGTTCAAAGCGATCACGATGTTTGCCGCACTGAACAAGCTGAACGTGCGCATGAGCTTTTCCGCGCCCGGCTCACCGCTCATGCTGGAGATGAGCAAGGCCGAGGTGGTGCATGCCAAGTTCATCATGGGCACGATGAAACCCTCCGCCCAGCTGACCAGCCGTCGGGCCCATCGGCGAAAAGCGATCGATCGCAACGCGTCCAACCGCTCCGTTGCTATGGACAGTGAAGCAATCAACACGTACCTAACCGAAGACATTACCAGCGATGGTAACGATGGCAACACGGCAGCATCGCAAGCTAACGCCCAGCGGGTCGTCGGTTCGTCGCAGAACGTCGTTTCCCAACCGAATACTACACCACACCGTGCCAATAGTGTGCTACGCAACGAAACGGACGGCAATGCGGTAATGCGCAGCGAACGTACGCACCAACCCGCGGAAGGGAGCTCGGTTCGCCTGCTGCGACCATCACGGTTAAGTGCGGTCGCACCAAGTGTCTCCCCCGCTGGTGCACCCTCCTCCGAGGCGCTGTTCGGGCTGGAAAAGCACACGGAAAATCTTCCCTTCCTCGAGGGCTTAAATTTTCCACAGCAAACTACAAACGCGCAGCCGCTCGACCGACTCGACTCGATACCGACCCTGACGGATGATTCGTTTTCCATCCCGGCAAACAACCGACCAGCGTCGCCGCCAAGGATCGAACAGGCCGCCAGCAATCTGTCCGCCGTACGGAGCACCGATTCCATGTTTTCCCGCAAACGACCCCAGGCGGAAAGTTCACCACCCCGGCACGAACCAACGACGACACCGGGTGATGGGCGCAGGCAGGCAAAACCGGCCGACGACAGTGTCCCCGAGTCACCGGACGTGATTGAGGAGCGAAAGCGAAAGCAGGCCAAGCTGCGCCACATCTTCCGACGCTGCTTCGAGCCAACGTTCAATCCCGCCTTTCAGCCCGGCTGTAGCCAACTCTTTGCGCCCAACTCGGACtccgaggaggaggaggagggacaGGACAACACGAGCACGTGA
- the LOC121589570 gene encoding 3-oxoacyl-[acyl-carrier-protein] reductase FabG-like: protein MDFTGKVVLITGASSGIGEGTAIYFAKFGASLALTGRNEANLKKVGDACEAQSKSKPLLIVADVTKEEDNKRVLDEIVAKYGKLDVLVNNAGILGNGSIENTSLQQYDELMNTNVRGVYHLTMLAVPLLIETKGNIVNLSSVAGNRSFPGILAYSMSKAAIDQFTRCTALELAPKQVRVNAVNPGVIITDIHKRGGMDEESYAAFLKKCEQTHALGRPGVAEEVASTIAFLASDGASFITGVTLNVDGGRHAMCPR, encoded by the exons ATGGATTTCACCGGTAAAGTGGTGCTGATTACGGGAGCCTCGTCCGGCATTGGCGAGGGTACGGCCATCTATTTTGCCAAGTTTGGAGCGTCCCTCGCACTTACGGGACGCAACGAGGCCAACCTGAAGAAGGTGGGCGACGCGTGTGAAGCGCAGTCCAAGAGCAAGCCGCTCCTGATCGTCGCCGACGTGACCAAGGAGGAGGACAACAAGCGCGTGCTGGACGAGATCGTGGCCAAGTACGGCAAGCTGGACGTGCTGGTCAACAATGCGGGCATACTGGGCAACGGATCGATCGAAAACACGAGCCTGCAGCAGTACGATGAGCTGATGAACACGAACGTGCGCGGTGTGTACCACCTGACCATGCTGgccgtgccgctgctgatcgAAACCAAGGGCAACATCGTGAATCTGTCGAGCGTGGCTGGCAATCGTTCGTTTCCGGGCATTTTGGCGTACAGCATGTCGAAGGCGGCGATCGATCAGTTCACGCGCTGTACCGCCCTGGAGCTGGCACCGAAGCAGGTGCGCGTGAATGCCGTCAATCCGG GTGTCATCATTACGGACATTCACAAGCGCGGTGGAATGGATGAGGAATCGTACGCCGCTTTTCTGAAGAAGTGCGAACAAACCCACGCACTGGGACGCCCGGGTGTGGCCGAGGAAGTCGCTTCCACGATCGCCTTTTTGGCGTCGGACGGTGCCAGCTTCATTACCGGCGTGACGCTCAACGTGGACGGTGGAAGACACGCCATGTGCCCTCGGTAA
- the LOC121589569 gene encoding 3-oxoacyl-[acyl-carrier-protein] reductase FabG-like, producing MNLAGKVVLITGASSGIGAATALKFSQLGASLALTGRKVDNLNEVASQCGGSPFVVAGDISKEADTERVLKATIEKYGKLDVLVNNAGIIETGTIETTSLEQYDRVMNTNIRAVYHLTMLAVPHLLQSQGNVVNVSSVNGIRSFPGVLAYNISKMAVDQFTRCVALELAAKGVRVNCVNPGVTVTNLHKRGGMDEQTYAKFLEHSKNTHAMGRPGQASEVADAIVFLASDAASFITGASLPIDGGRHAMCPR from the coding sequence ATGAATCTGGCCGGTAAGGTGGTTCTCATCACGGGCGCCAGCAGCGGCATCGGTGCTGCGACCGCGCTCAAGTTCTCCCAGCTCGGTGCCTCCCTCGCACTGACCGGGCGCAAGGTGGACAACCTGAACGAGGTGGCCAGCCAGTGCGGCGGGTCACCGTTCGTGGTGGCCGGCGACATCTCGAAGGAGGCCGATACGGAGCGCGTGCTGAAGGCGACGATCGAGAAGTACGGCAAGCTGGATGTGCTCGTTAACAATGCGGGCATCATCGAAACGGGCACGATCGAAACGACCAGCCTGGAGCAGTACGATCGGGTGATGAACACCAACATCCGGGCGGTGTACCATCTGACGATGCTGGCCGTGCCGCACCTGCTGCAGTCGCAGGGCAACGTGGTGAACGTGTCCAGCGTGAACGGGATCCGCTCGTTCCCGGGCGTGCTGGCGTACAATATCTCGAAAATGGCCGTCGATCAGTTCACGCGCTGCGTTGCGCTCGAGCTGGCGGCCAAGGGTGTGCGGGTGAACTGCGTCAACCCGGGCGTTACGGTGACCAATCTGCACAAGCGCGGCGGCATGGACGAGCAGACGTACGCGAAGTTTTTGGAGCACTCGAAAAACACCCACGCCATGGGCCGGCCGGGCCAGGCGTCCGAGGTGGCCGATGCGATCGTGTTTCTGGCGAGCGATGCTGCATCGTTTATTACCGGTGCCAGCCTGCCGATCGACGGTGGTCGCCATGCGATGTGCCCTCGTTAA